The window GGGCCGTGGGTCTCGTTGAAGCGGCGGATCTCCCCCACGCGCTTCAAGGCCTCCTCGGGGGAAGGCCCCCCCGCCACCCGCACCGCCGGGGAGTGGTCGGTCACGGCGAGGTAGCGGTAGCCCATGGTCTTGGCCGCTTCCCAGAGCTCCTCCAAGGTGTTCTGGCCGTCGGAGTAGGTGGAGTGGACCTGGAGGTCCCCCTTGACCTGAGGAAGCTCCAGGAGCTTGGGAAGCCTGCCCTCCAGGGCGGCCTCCACCTCCCCCTGGTCCTCCCGGAGGGGGGGCGGGATCCAGGGGAGGCCCAAGGCGGCGTAGACCTCCTCCTCCGTCTCCCCGGCGATCCTTTTCTCCCCTCGGAAGACCCCGTACTCGGAAAGCTTCAGGCCCTTCTCCTGGGCGAGGGCGCGAAGGCGGATGGAGTGGGCCTTGCTCCCCGTGAGGTACTGGAGGCCCGCCCCGTAGCTTTCGGGGGGGACCACCCTGAGGTCCACCTGGAGGCCGTTTTTCAGGAAGACGGTGGCCCTTTCCTTCCCCTTGGCGTAGACCTCCTTGACCTGGGGAAGGCGCACGAAGCCCTCCACCGCCCGCTCCCCCTCCCGGCTCGCCACCAAAAAGTCCAGGTCCCCCACGGTGTCCTTGTAGCGCCTCGCCGAGCCGCAGAGCTCCGCCCTTTCCACCCCGGGTAGGGCCCTTATGGCCTCGAGGAGGCTTCGCGCCAGGGAGAGCACCGCCCCCAGGGGCCTCCGCTTTCCCGCCGCCTGGGCGAGGGCGAGGCCTTCCCGGATCCTCTCCGCCCTCTTGGGGCCGAAGCCTTTGAGCCGGGTGAGGTCCCCCCGGTCCAGGGCCGCTTTAAGCTTCTCCAGGGAGTCTATGCCCAGGCCCTCGTAGAGGAGGCGGGCGGTCTTGGGGCCCACGCCGGGGACCTCCATCACCTCGAGGACGCCCCGCGGGACCTTCCGGGAGAGTTCCTCGTGCTTCCTCACCTTCCCCGTGCGGAGGAACTCCAGGATCTTCTCCGCGAGGTCCGGCCCCACCCCGGGAAGCTCCATGAGGGCCTCCTTGCCCTTTTCGGCGATCTCCTCTATGGGGGTGTCCAGGTCGTAGAGGGTTCGGGCCGCCTGGTGGTAGGCCCGGACCCGGAAGGGGTTGTCCCCCAAGAACTCGCTCATGAGCCCGATCTCCTCAAAGATCCGGGCGAGCTCCTGGTTCCGCATACCCCCACTATACGGGTAGACTGGACGAAGCCCCTATGCCGAGGCCGGACCGGTTTCGCAAAAAGGTGTTAGCGCTCCTCAAAGAGGCGGGAAGGCCCCTCCACTACACGGAGATCGGCCGCCTCCTCAAGGAGGACGGGCTCTGGAAGGACGTGAAGGAACCGGAGAAGATCGCCAAGATCCGCCTTTCCGCCCTGGCCCGCTGGCACCGGAGCCCGGTGGTGGCCCTGGGGAAGGGGTTCTACGCCCTGAGGGAGGAGGCCGACCTGCCTTAGGATGAAGGCATGGCGCGCTACCTCCTCGTCCTCCTCCTCGTGGTCCTGGCCCTGGCCCTCGAGGCCTACCGCCCCTTCCTCCTTCTCCTCGCGGGCCTCGCCCTCCTCCTCGCCCGGCCCCGAAGCTGCCCCAGGCCTTGACGGAAGGCCCTTCCGGGCGAAGACTTGGGGCGTGGACGCCTTCAAGCGCAACCTGGAAAAGCTCGCCGAACTCGCCATCCGCGTGGGGCTCAACCTGGAGAAGGGGCAGGAGGTCATCGCCACCGCCCCCATTGAGGCCGTGGACTTCGTGCGCCTCCTCGCGGAGAAGGCCTACCGGGAGGGGGCGAGCCTCTTCACCGTGATCTACGGGGACCAGGAGCTTGCCCGCAAGCGCCTCGCCCTGGCGCCGGAGGAGGGGCTGGACAAGGCCCCGGCCTGGCTCTACGAGGGGATGGCGAGGGCCTTTAGGGAAGGGGCAGCGAGGCTTGCCGTCTCGGGAAGCGACCCCAAGGCCCTAGAAGGGCTTCCCCCGGAGAAGGTGGGCCGGGCGCAAAAGGCCAACGCCCGCGCCTACAAGCCCGCCCTCGAGGCCATCACGGAGTTCGTCACCAACTGGACCATCGTCCCCTTCGCCCACCCCGGCTGGGCGAGGGCGGTCTTCCCAGGCCTCCCCGAGGAGGAGGCGGTGAGGAGGCTCTGGGAGGCCATCTTCCAGGCCACCCGGGCCGACCAGGAAGACCCCATCGCCGCCTGGGAAGCGCACAACCGCGCCCTTCACGAAAAGGTGGCCTACCTGAACGCCCGCCGCTTCCACGCCCTCCACTTCAAGGGGCCGGGGACGGACCTCGTGGTGGGCCTCGCCGAGGGGCACCTCTGGCAGGGCGGGGCCACCGCCACGAAAGGAGGCCGGCTCTGCAACCCCAACCTGCCCACGGAGGAGGTCTTCACCGCCCCCCACCGGGAGCGGGTGGAGGGGGTGGTGCGGGCAAGCCGCCCCCTGGCCCTGGGGGGCACCCTGGTGGAGGGGATCTTCGCCCGGTTTGAAAGGGGCTTCGCCGTGGAGGTGCGGGCCGAGAAGGGCGAGGAGGTGCTGAGGCGGCTTTTGGACACGGACGAGGGGGCGAGGCGCCTGGGCGAGGTGGCCCTGGTCCCCGCGGACAACCCCATCGCCAAAACGGGCCTCGTCTTCTTTGACACCCTGTTTGACGAGAACGCCGCAAGCCACATCGCCTTTGGCCAGGCCTACCAGGAGAACCTCGAGGGCCGCCCCTCGGGGGAGGCCTTCCGGAAGCGGGGGGGCAACGAAAGCCTCGTCCACGTGGACTGGATGATCGGCTCCGAGGAGATGGACGTGGACGGGCTTTACGAGGACGGCACCCGCACTCCCCTCATGCGCCGGGGAAGGTGGGTGGTGTAGTCAGGCGCAGCAGGAAAGCTTTTTGGGATCGGCGTCCAGGGCCTGGGCCACGAGCCTTATCCCCTCGGCCAGGGTCAGGTAGGGGTGGAAGGTGTCTATGAGGTCCCGGTAGCCGAAGCCGTACTTCACCGCCAGGATGCCCTCCTGGATGACGTCCCCCGCCTCGTGGGCCAGGACGTGGAGGCCGAGGACCGTGCCCTCTTCGTCCACCACGATCTTGAAGGCCCCCCGGGTGTCGCGGGCGGTGAGGGCCTTGGGCACCTGGGAAAGGGGAAGGGTGGCCGCCCGCACCCCCGCGCCGTACCGCCTCCTCGCCTCCTCCTCCGTGAGGCCCACCGCGGCCAGGGCGGGGTCGGTGAAGGTGACCCGGGGGAGGGCGGCGAGGTCCAGGGGCGCCTTTACCCCCAAGGCGTTGCGGGCCGCCACCCTGCCCGACTGGGCGGCCACGTAGACGAACTGGGGAAGCCCCGCCGCGTCCCCGGCGGCGTAGACCCGGGGGTTGGTGGTGCGCAGGCTGGGGTCCAGCCGGAGGAAGCCCCGCTCGTCCCGCTCCACGCCCGCCCGCTCCAGGCCGAGCCCTTCCAGGTCCGGCCTCCTCCCCGTGGCCACAAGGAGCCTCTCCGCCTCAAAAACCCCCCGGTCGGTCCGGACGCGGAAGGCCCCTTCCCGGGCCACGGCCTCCACCCGGACCCCGGTGTGGACCCTAAGGCCCTCCTCCTCCAGGTAGCCCCGGAGGAGCCGGGCAAGCTCCCGGTCCTCCTGGGGCAGGACCTCGGGCAGGGCCTCGAGGACCGTCACCCGGCTCCCAAGCCTGGCGAAGGCCTGGGCGAGCTCAAGCCCGATGGGCCCACCCCCCACCACCAGGAGGCTTTCGGGAAGGGCGGGGGCGGAGAGGGCCTCGAGGTAGGTCCAGGGCGCGCTCTCCTGGAGGCCGGGGATGGGCGGAAGGAAGGGCCTCGCCCCGGTGGCGAGGAGGTACCGCCCGGCCAAGACCTCCCGCCCCTCTACCTCCATCCTTTCCCCGTCCAGGAAGCGGGCCCTCCCCCGGAGCACGGGAACCCCGGCCGCCTCCAGAACCTCCTGGTACTTCTCCTTCCTGAGGGCCGCGATCAGGCCCTCCTTGCCCGCGAGGAGGGCTTTCCAGTCCACCCCCAGGGCCTCCGTGCGGAGGCCGGGGAAGGCGGGGTGGCCCGCCCGGTGGAAGGCGTCGGCCGCCCGGAGGAGGTACTTGGAGGGCACGCACCCCACGTTGACGCAGGTCCCCCCCAAAACCCCCGCCTCCACCACGGCCGCCTTGGCCCCGAGGGCGCTCGCCTCCAGGGCCGCCGCCACCCCGGCGGAGCCCGAGCCCACGATGAGGAGGTCGTAGGTCATAGGGCCTCCCCCGGGTAGCCCATCCACGCCTTCTCCACCCCGGCCACCCGCTCCACCCTGCGGATGCACCCCGCGCCGTGGATCCCGGGCACCTTGATGCGGTACCGGTTCTTCTCCATGCCCCCAGGCTAGACCCTGGAGCGTGCTCCAGGGTCAAGGGGGTCCAAATAGACGCAGCGGTCCTTGCCGTCGCAAGCAGGGTCAGGGTGGGCCTCGGCGTAGGCCAGCCGTTCGGCCAGGGCCGCTTCCAGGGCCTGGAGCTCCCTGAGCCTACGCCGCACCTCCGCCAGGCGCTTGGCCAGGGCCTCCCGCACGTGGCGGCAGGGGGGATGGCCCTCCTCCACGGCGCGGAGGATCCAGGCGATGTCCTCAAGCTTAAGCCCCGCCGCCTGGGCCTCCTTGATGAAGCGGAGGCGGCGGAAGGCCTCCTCCCCGTAGAGGCGAAACCCCCCGGGCGAACGGCCGCTGGGGGCGAGGAGCCCAAGCCTTTCGTAGTAGCGGAGGGCATCAGGCGAAAGGCCAAACGCCCGGGCGAGCTCGCCGATGGTGTAGGGCATCTAGACCGCCTCCAGGGCCTCCTCAAAGAGAGCGAGGAGGTCCAGAGGGTCCTCGAGGCCCACGGAGACCCGCACGAGCCCTGGGGTCACCCCGGCCTGGAGCCTCGCCTCCTCCTTGAGGCGACTGTGGGTGGTGGTCCAGGGGTGCACCAAGAGGGTCCGGGCGTCCCCGAGGTTCGCCGCCTTGAGGAGGCGGATGGCCCCAAGGAAGCGGCTCGCCCTCTCCAGGTCCCCCAGGTCCAGGGTGAGGATGGGCCCGCCCGAGGCCAGGTACTTCCGGGCGTTCCTGTGGGCGGGGTCCTCGGGGAGGCCCGGGTAGCGGAGGGCCTTCACCTTGGGGTGGCCCTGGAGGCGCTCGGCGAGGAAGCGCGCGGTCTCGCTCATCCGCGCAACCCTCAGGGCCACGGTCTCCAGGCCCTGGAAGAGGAGGTAGGCGTTGAAGGGGGAAAGGGCCATGCCGCAGAGGGAAAGCCCCAAGGTGCGGACCCTTTCGGGGAAGCACCTGGCCCTAAGGGCCTCCCAGGGGATCTGGCCCTTGAGGTCGGGCTGCAGAAACTGGGGGTAGTTCCGCCAAAGCTCGGTTTCCCGGGAAAGCACCGCCCCGCCCAAAACGGAGCCGTGCCCCGAGGCCCACTTGGTGAGGCTCTCCACCACCACGTGGGCCCCCCAGGCCAAAGGCCGGCAGAGCGCCCCCGCCGCCCCGAAGGTGTTGTCCACGACCAGGGCCACGCCCGCTTCCTCGGCCAGGGTGGCCAGGGCCTCGAGGTCGGGTACGAGAAGGGCGGGGTTCGCCACGGTCTCCACGAAGACCGCGCGGGTCTTTGCGCTCAGGGCCTCCCGCACGGCCTCGGGCTCGGGGTCCACGTAGCGCACCGTTACCCCCATGAGGGAGAGCACCTGGCCGAAAAGGCCAATGGTCTGGCCGAAAAGCCCCTTGGCCGCCACCACCTCGTCCCCCGGGCGGAGGAGGGCGAGGAGGGCGGCGAAGGTGGCCGCCTGGCCCGAGGCCAGGACCACGGCCTCAAGCGCCCCCTCCAGGGCCTTGAGCCTCTCCTCCAGGGCTTTGGCCGTGGGGTCCTTCTGGCGCGCGTAGACGTAGCCCTCCCCGGTGGCGAAGCGCTCCTGGCCCTCTTCCAGGGTTTTGAAGCCGTAGGCGGCCACGGCGTAGATGGGAAGCCCCACCGCCCCGTGGGGGTCTTCGGGAAGCCCGGCGAGGACCGCGAGGGTGGTGTACTCCATACCCCCTAGTCTAGCGAAAAACCCCTCCCCGGGCCGCGCGGCGCTTGCCAGAAGGGCAAGGGCCGGGTATACTACCGGCGGCACCAAGGAGGTGTGTATGAGGAAGCCGATCCTTGCCGCTTTGACGCTCGCAGGTCTGGGCCTGGCCCAGGAGTTCATCACCATCGGCTCCGGCTCCACCACGGGGGTCTACTTCCCCGTGGCCACCGGGATCGCCAAGCTGGTGAACGACGCCAACGTGGGCATCCGGGCCAACGCCCGCTCCACCGGCGGTAGCGTGGCCAACATCAACGCCATCAACGCCGGGGAGTTTGAGATGGCCCTGGCCCAGAACGACATCGCCTACTACGCCTACCAGGGCTGCTGCATCCCCGCCTTTGAGGGCAAGCCCGTGAAGACCATCCGGGCCCTCGCCGCCCTCTACCCCGAGGTGGTCCACGTCGTGGCCCGGAAGGACGCGGGGATCCGCACCGTGGCCGACCTCAAGGGCAAGCGCGTGGTGGTGGGCGACGTGGGCTCCGGCACCGAGCAGAACGCCCGGCAGATCCTCGAGGCCTACGGCCTCACCTTTGACGACCTCGGCCAGGCCATCCGGGTGAGCGCGAGCCAGGGGATCCAGCTCATGCAGGACAAGCGGGCGGACGCCCTCTTCTACACCGTGGGCCTGGGGGCTTCGGCCATCCAGCAGCTCGCCCTCACCACCCCCATCGCCCTGGTGGCGGTGGACCTGAACCGGATCCAGGCCATCGCCAAGAAGTACCCCTTCTACGTGGGCTTCAACATCCCCGGCGGGACCTACAAGGGCGTGGACGTGACCACGCCCACCGTGGCGGTCCAGGCCATGCTCATCGCCTCGGAGAGGCTCTCCGAGGAGACGGTGTACAAGTTCATGAAGGCGGTCTTCGGCAACCTGGAGGCCTTCAAGAAGATCCACCCCAACCTGGAGCGCTTCTTCGGCCTGGAGAAGGCGGTGAAGGGCCTCCCCATCCCCCTCCACCCCGGGGCGGAGCGCTTCTACAAGGAGGCCGGGGTTCTGAAGTAAGCCGCTAGGCCGAAAAGGAGGGGCCCCCTGAGGGGGGCCCCTCGTCCGGTAAGGGAAAGGTTATGGACAAGGACGCGGCGCTTCTCGTAGAGGAGTCGGAGCTCGGAGGAAGGCGCCCGAAGGGGTGGAGCCGCCACCTCCTCTTCGGCCTCGGGGTGGCCTGGAGCCTCTTCCAGCTCTGGGCCACGGAGCTCGGTACCCTGGACCCCATCCGCCTGCGGGCGGTCCACCTGGCCTTCGCCCTGGCCCTGGCCTTCCTGGCCTACCCGGGGAAGCGGGGCCCTAAGGACCGGGTACCCCTTTTGGACTGGGCCCTGGCCCTGCTCGGCGCCCTGGGGGCGCTTTACGTGGTCTGGGACTACTACGGCATCACCCAGATCCGAGGGGGCATCCCGAGCGATCGGGACGTGGTCATGGGGACCCTCACCCTCCTCGTCCTCTTCGTGGCGAGCTGGCGGGTGGTGGGGCCCGCCTTGCCCATCATCGCCTCCGTCTTCATCCTCTACGCCCTCACCGGGCCCAAGGGCCTCATCCCCTACACGCTCCCCTCCTGGCTCCAGCTCCACGCCGGGAGCCAGTGGGGCCAGCTCATGGGCCAGCTCTACACCACCGCCGAGGGGATCTGGGGCGTGCCCTTGGGGGTCTCGGCCACCTTTGTCTTTCTCTTCGTCCTCTTCGGGGCCCTTCTGGATAAGGCGGGGGCGGGGCACTTCTTCATCCAGGCGGCCTACGCCCTCCTCGGCCACTTCCGCGGAGGGCCCGCCAAGGCGGCGGTGGTGGCGAGCGCCCTCACGGGGGTGGTCTCGGGGAGCTCGGTGTCCAACACGGTCACCACCGGCACCTTCACCATCCCCCTCATGAAGCGGGTGGGCTACCCCCCGGAGAAGGCAGGGGCGGTGGAGGTGGCGAGCTCCTCCAACGGCCAGCTCATGCCCCCGGTGATGGGGGCCGCGGCCTTCATCATGGCGGAG of the Thermus thermophilus HB8 genome contains:
- the polX gene encoding DNA polymerase/3'-5' exonuclease PolX, translated to MRNQELARIFEEIGLMSEFLGDNPFRVRAYHQAARTLYDLDTPIEEIAEKGKEALMELPGVGPDLAEKILEFLRTGKVRKHEELSRKVPRGVLEVMEVPGVGPKTARLLYEGLGIDSLEKLKAALDRGDLTRLKGFGPKRAERIREGLALAQAAGKRRPLGAVLSLARSLLEAIRALPGVERAELCGSARRYKDTVGDLDFLVASREGERAVEGFVRLPQVKEVYAKGKERATVFLKNGLQVDLRVVPPESYGAGLQYLTGSKAHSIRLRALAQEKGLKLSEYGVFRGEKRIAGETEEEVYAALGLPWIPPPLREDQGEVEAALEGRLPKLLELPQVKGDLQVHSTYSDGQNTLEELWEAAKTMGYRYLAVTDHSPAVRVAGGPSPEEALKRVGEIRRFNETHGPPYLLAGAEVDIHPDGTLDYPDWVLRELDLVLVSVHSRFNLPKADQTKRLLKALENPFVHVLAHPTARLLGRRAPIEADWEAVFQKAKEKGVAVEIDGYYDRMDLPDDLARMAYGMGLWISLSTDAHQTDHLRFMELAVGTAQRAWIGPERVLNTLDYEDLLSWLKARRGV
- a CDS encoding aminopeptidase; the encoded protein is MDAFKRNLEKLAELAIRVGLNLEKGQEVIATAPIEAVDFVRLLAEKAYREGASLFTVIYGDQELARKRLALAPEEGLDKAPAWLYEGMARAFREGAARLAVSGSDPKALEGLPPEKVGRAQKANARAYKPALEAITEFVTNWTIVPFAHPGWARAVFPGLPEEEAVRRLWEAIFQATRADQEDPIAAWEAHNRALHEKVAYLNARRFHALHFKGPGTDLVVGLAEGHLWQGGATATKGGRLCNPNLPTEEVFTAPHRERVEGVVRASRPLALGGTLVEGIFARFERGFAVEVRAEKGEEVLRRLLDTDEGARRLGEVALVPADNPIAKTGLVFFDTLFDENAASHIAFGQAYQENLEGRPSGEAFRKRGGNESLVHVDWMIGSEEMDVDGLYEDGTRTPLMRRGRWVV
- the merA gene encoding mercury(II) reductase; protein product: MTYDLLIVGSGSAGVAAALEASALGAKAAVVEAGVLGGTCVNVGCVPSKYLLRAADAFHRAGHPAFPGLRTEALGVDWKALLAGKEGLIAALRKEKYQEVLEAAGVPVLRGRARFLDGERMEVEGREVLAGRYLLATGARPFLPPIPGLQESAPWTYLEALSAPALPESLLVVGGGPIGLELAQAFARLGSRVTVLEALPEVLPQEDRELARLLRGYLEEEGLRVHTGVRVEAVAREGAFRVRTDRGVFEAERLLVATGRRPDLEGLGLERAGVERDERGFLRLDPSLRTTNPRVYAAGDAAGLPQFVYVAAQSGRVAARNALGVKAPLDLAALPRVTFTDPALAAVGLTEEEARRRYGAGVRAATLPLSQVPKALTARDTRGAFKIVVDEEGTVLGLHVLAHEAGDVIQEGILAVKYGFGYRDLIDTFHPYLTLAEGIRLVAQALDADPKKLSCCA
- a CDS encoding heavy metal-responsive transcriptional regulator; protein product: MPYTIGELARAFGLSPDALRYYERLGLLAPSGRSPGGFRLYGEEAFRRLRFIKEAQAAGLKLEDIAWILRAVEEGHPPCRHVREALAKRLAEVRRRLRELQALEAALAERLAYAEAHPDPACDGKDRCVYLDPLDPGARSRV
- a CDS encoding O-acetylhomoserine aminocarboxypropyltransferase/cysteine synthase family protein, with amino-acid sequence MEYTTLAVLAGLPEDPHGAVGLPIYAVAAYGFKTLEEGQERFATGEGYVYARQKDPTAKALEERLKALEGALEAVVLASGQAATFAALLALLRPGDEVVAAKGLFGQTIGLFGQVLSLMGVTVRYVDPEPEAVREALSAKTRAVFVETVANPALLVPDLEALATLAEEAGVALVVDNTFGAAGALCRPLAWGAHVVVESLTKWASGHGSVLGGAVLSRETELWRNYPQFLQPDLKGQIPWEALRARCFPERVRTLGLSLCGMALSPFNAYLLFQGLETVALRVARMSETARFLAERLQGHPKVKALRYPGLPEDPAHRNARKYLASGGPILTLDLGDLERASRFLGAIRLLKAANLGDARTLLVHPWTTTHSRLKEEARLQAGVTPGLVRVSVGLEDPLDLLALFEEALEAV
- a CDS encoding TAXI family TRAP transporter solute-binding subunit encodes the protein MRKPILAALTLAGLGLAQEFITIGSGSTTGVYFPVATGIAKLVNDANVGIRANARSTGGSVANINAINAGEFEMALAQNDIAYYAYQGCCIPAFEGKPVKTIRALAALYPEVVHVVARKDAGIRTVADLKGKRVVVGDVGSGTEQNARQILEAYGLTFDDLGQAIRVSASQGIQLMQDKRADALFYTVGLGASAIQQLALTTPIALVAVDLNRIQAIAKKYPFYVGFNIPGGTYKGVDVTTPTVAVQAMLIASERLSEETVYKFMKAVFGNLEAFKKIHPNLERFFGLEKAVKGLPIPLHPGAERFYKEAGVLK